In Luteimonas galliterrae, the sequence GCAGCGATTTGGCCAGCGCGACGATCCTCTGCACGTCCGCGCCGGAGATGCGCTGGCCTGTGATTTCCAACGCGGCTTCGATCATAGACAACGCCATGCCTTTTACGCCGTAACCGAACAGCGCCAGGTTGCGCATCTCCACCTGGTAGAGATGCTCGTGCACGCGCACGTCGCCGAGGTCGGCATAGGCGCCGACGATGCGCTCGAACTCGGCCTGCGCTTGGTCGAAATAATCCTGGCTGCGCCAGAGGGTGTCGTCGCCGTCGAAACCGACCAGCGCGATCGCGGTGTGCTCGCCATGTGCTTCGTGCATCGCCGCAGTTTACCGGGCGGACACGACAAAGGCGGCCGCAGCCGCCTTTCCAGGCACGATGCGTCGCCCGCCGCGAGCGGCAGGCGACGCCCGTGGATTACGGCGTGGCGGCCGGCGCAGCGCTGTCGGCGGGCGGCGGCGAGGTGGTGGCGTCCGCAGGCGGCGTCGTGCTGTCGGACGGCGTGGTGGTGGACGGCTCCGACGGAGCGGGCGCGGAATCCTCCGGCGGCACGGTCGAATCGTCCTTGGTGCTGGCGCAAGCGGCCAGCGTCAGCACGCTGGCGGCCAACAGCGCCATGGATACGTCACGGAACTTGATATTCATCGCAGGGCTCCCTTCGTCATTTATGGATAGTCGGCGTGCGGGGGCACGCCTCACGCGGTCGGGCCCGGCCGCGCGCTAGGCGCGGCCGGGCCGGGATGTCGCTCGCGCAGCGGATGGGATCAGCCGCCCTGATCGCTCTTCGGCGCGCCATTGGCCTTGGCGATGTAGGCCTTGTACTCGTCGGTGGTCAGGCTGCCGTCCTTGTTGCTGTCGGCCTGATCGAAGATCTGGCCCACGGCCGGCTCGCTGGCCGACTCGGTCTTGCTGATCTTGCCGTCCTTGTCGCTGTCGACATCGG encodes:
- a CDS encoding EF-hand domain-containing protein, yielding MKHNRLIPLLALTATLAAPLAFAQSTTPQSAEPQAAPTADPAATQAAPAAQPQKAKTWADVDSDKDGKISKTESASEPAVGQIFDQADSNKDGSLTTDEYKAYIAKANGAPKSDQGG